TACACCCTGGAGGCGGTAAATCCCACCATCAAGGCCATGCTGGCCGAAGCGCTCGGCACCTTGACCGTGGTGGACAAGGTTCGCACCCTGTATCTGTGGGAGAATGTGCGGATACATCTGGACCGTGTTGCAGGGCTTGGCGATTTCCTGGAGTTCGAGGCGGTCCAGCCCGACGGAGCACCCGACGAGGATGGATTTAAGAAATTGACCTTTCTTTCCGATCAATTTACTATTGGCGAGCACGACTATTTGACCCACTCGTACCTGGATATGCAACTGGCCGCTTCCTGCGCACATTTCCAGTAAGGTGGGGAGCTGCCTCCGAATCGGGGCACTTCGCAGACCGCAGCACAGGTGAGAGGAACAGGGTGTACATTGTAGCCACGATAATGCTCCTGCTTGCGGCCGCCGCCATCGTTGTCTGGCGCTGGCGTGCGGGCGCAACAAAAGAGACCCTGCCCGAAGCGGTGGCGCAGCAGCATGGCTCCCTCATCATGCGCCGCCTCAAGAAGGGCGCGAACCCCGACACTATTGACGATTTGGGCTACACCGCCGCCATCTACGCCGCCGGCCAGGGCGATGTCGGCGTGCTCAAAGAACTCGCGGGCTATGGCGCGAATCTGTCCCTGCCCACCGGACAGGGTGAGACCCCCCTTTACAGCGCCGCCCAGCACGGTCAACTCCAGTCGCTCCTGTACCTGCTCAAGCAAGGCGTCCCCGTGGACCCCGAAACGGTCCATCGCGAGACCCCCCTTCTCATCGCCGCGCGGGAGGGCCACGTGTCCATCGTTCGCGCTCTCCTCTCCGCCGGGGCCAACGTAAACCAGCAGGACAATCGGGGTTGGAGCGCCCTCATGATCGCCATGCGGGAAAATCAGAAAGAGCTGACCGAACTCCTGCTCGGGCACAATGTAAATGTGAATCTATGCCCCAAAGATGGTGCGAACGCCCTGATGATGGCCGTAAAGAAAGAAGACGAAGATCTCGTCCGCCGGCTCCTCGATCGCGGGGCCGATGTGCACCACCACTCCCGCGACGGCATGTGCGCCCTCCGGATCGCCGTGCTGCGCGGTAATATGGCCATCGCCCGGCGCCTCCTCAATGCCGGGGCCGATGTAAGCTCGCCCTTCGCCAACAAGGAAACCCCCGTTGAAGTGGCGGAGCGCGAGGGCCACAAAGAGCTCGCCGCCTATCTTCGCAAGCGCGAGAAACGCCTCGCCGCCTGCATGGATATCCTCGAAGTCGTGGCCCGGGGCGATCACGCCCGGGTGAAGGAAATCGTCGTTCAGGTGCCCCGCAGCGTCAACGTTCATTCCGCCAGCAGCCGATGGACGCCCCTCCTCATCGCCGTGCGCGCCGGACAACTCGATATCGCCGCCACCCTCCTGGAGCACGGCGCCGATGTACACGCCCGGAGCAAGGATGGCAAATCCGCCATCGCCTTCGCGGTGGATGGATGCGACCTCGCCATGGTCAAAGTGCTGCTCGAAGGGGGGGCGCGCATCGATCAGGTGGACGCCGAAGGCACCGACCTGCGCGCCTACGCCGAGTCGCTCAATCAGCACGCCATTGTTGAGTTTATAGACTCCTTCACCCGGCAGCAGGCCACCGGCTTCAGCCTCTTTCAGGCGGTC
This DNA window, taken from Candidatus Hydrogenedentota bacterium, encodes the following:
- a CDS encoding class IV adenylate cyclase, with amino-acid sequence MRNIELKAKLPDFERALAACRTLGAQFQGDIHQIDTYFDVPNGRLKLREANPGRTELVHYHRPDVAGAKGCDYTLEAVNPTIKAMLAEALGTLTVVDKVRTLYLWENVRIHLDRVAGLGDFLEFEAVQPDGAPDEDGFKKLTFLSDQFTIGEHDYLTHSYLDMQLAASCAHFQ
- a CDS encoding ankyrin repeat domain-containing protein, with translation MYIVATIMLLLAAAAIVVWRWRAGATKETLPEAVAQQHGSLIMRRLKKGANPDTIDDLGYTAAIYAAGQGDVGVLKELAGYGANLSLPTGQGETPLYSAAQHGQLQSLLYLLKQGVPVDPETVHRETPLLIAAREGHVSIVRALLSAGANVNQQDNRGWSALMIAMRENQKELTELLLGHNVNVNLCPKDGANALMMAVKKEDEDLVRRLLDRGADVHHHSRDGMCALRIAVLRGNMAIARRLLNAGADVSSPFANKETPVEVAEREGHKELAAYLRKREKRLAACMDILEVVARGDHARVKEIVVQVPRSVNVHSASSRWTPLLIAVRAGQLDIAATLLEHGADVHARSKDGKSAIAFAVDGCDLAMVKVLLEGGARIDQVDAEGTDLRAYAESLNQHAIVEFIDSFTRQQATGFSLFQAVTENDPPRALTLLREDPGCVDARTRNERWTPLMQAVRDDNVPMVRLLMEYKAQVNLANSRGMTALMYASRNGNLELVRMLVNAGADVRIRSREGNTACEFALDKGHARVVMLLQEVEAQLSDWSKMGLVDEAETRFDGPPPATDSDHGRSDDIFKAIQENDILLAKQVLHYWPECVRLRRGPSELTPLHMAINGGNQDMAQLIVAAGADVNAKSREGKTPLYQAVARADAELTTMLLRSGAQVWQLVQGQTALQVAQAAGYTDIVAELNRSTSTDS